In the genome of Nocardioides seonyuensis, one region contains:
- a CDS encoding gamma-glutamylcyclotransferase family protein: MTLYAAYGPNMDPARMSERCPHSPLQSTGWLSGWRLTFGGEEHGWDGALPTIVQDPHEQVFVAIFDVSVEDERTLDGWESADTGLYRKTRVRVSTMNGEVVAWAYVLDAYEGGLPSALHLGVLADAAEAADAPADYVAALRRRACRSTGL; this comes from the coding sequence GTGACGCTCTACGCCGCCTACGGGCCCAACATGGATCCGGCGCGCATGAGCGAGCGCTGCCCCCACTCGCCCCTGCAGTCGACCGGCTGGCTCAGCGGCTGGCGGCTCACCTTCGGCGGCGAGGAGCACGGCTGGGACGGCGCGCTCCCCACGATCGTGCAGGACCCGCACGAGCAGGTCTTCGTCGCCATCTTCGACGTCAGCGTCGAGGACGAGCGGACCCTCGACGGCTGGGAGTCGGCCGACACCGGGCTCTACCGCAAGACGCGGGTGCGCGTCTCCACCATGAACGGCGAGGTGGTGGCGTGGGCCTACGTGCTGGACGCCTACGAGGGCGGTCTCCCCTCCGCGCTCCACCTCGGGGTCCTGGCCGACGCGGCCGAGGCCGCCGACGCGCCTGCCGACTACGTCGCGGCGCTCCGCAGGAGGGCGTGCCGGTCCACGGGACTGTGA